The stretch of DNA CAGCAACGAAGGCCTTGCTGCAGCCGGCGCCTGCGTCCACATGGGGTATGAAGTGCCATCAAAATAAGCACTAGTTTACATGCTTATCACTGAATGATCTTAAGCTTATTAATGGACTATTAATCACAGACACGATGTTAATTACTTGTTGGCTGCATTTCTTTTTAGCTTTGTCGGAAAGACCAATACATACATAACCCATTTGTTTATGTCTATATGACAGATTGAGAGATAATTATGGAGTCTCACTCTCACATGCTATCCCCTTGGGATATTTCCAGCATGGAGTCAATACCAACAACGATCCTTGTCTACCGTTGGAACCAGTCTACCGAGTTATGCCAACACATTGCCCATCACTCTCAAACCCCTACATACAAACCCATCCGACTCCTCCTCATCATCCTTACATAGTAGGTAACTTCACTGGCCATGCTGTAAGAGAGCGCAGTCAAAACCAGCTGCACGCTAATGGCAACGTCTTCACCGGCTTTGGTGTCCCTCTGGCCAATACGACGCAAATGGAAGGAGCTAGCGGAGGCACAAAGTTTCAGAGACATTAACGATGCAAGGAAGTGGAGCTGCATGAGTAGGAGGTGAACTCGTCCTCTTCCGTCGACTTAATTAGATCAAGGAGTATTAAAGAGAAGATAAGGGAAAGAATCATTGTGCTCTTCTTGTTCTCGTCTATTTGAACTTGTTTTGTGGTTTGGTTTGAAAGTGGATGATTGATTATAAACATCTATGTGTTTGCTTCTCTCTCGTATCAATCGAATTGGCATCTTATTGAGAGGCAAGAAAAGGGGTATAAGAAACATCTATGTGTTTGCTTCTTTCTCTCTCGTATCAATCAAACTTGGCATCTTACTAAGAGGCAAGAGGAGGGGGCCCTAAGAGAAAGGAAAAAGACTAGGTCTTCGACCCACATCTCAAACATTCTAAGTTTGTGGAGATTGAGTTGGCAAAGCTGATGCTGCTAGTTAGTGTAGTGAATACTACCAAACAGTTCTGAGTACTATCGAACGCTTTGATCAGTAAAGTCTGTGAAGCAAAAGCTTTGCAGTTAAAAAGTGTTACGACAAATGAAGCTACCCAACCAAACCGGTAAGCATATATGGCTAGGATTCATGATTCACTTTTGCATTGCTTTTGACAGGGCCGCGATAACgccaaacaaaacaaaacaaagggAAATAAAGgggaaggatatatatatatatatatatatatatatatctgcataTATAATTGATCACCTTCTCTTCTTTGGGCTTCCTTAATGACTCTGCTTTGATCACCTTCTAGTGTCACCTTTATGGAGTATCCCTTCGACTGATGGTGGGCAAGGTGATCGAGGAAGAAGCCATGCTAGAGAATGTTTGCAAAAGCAATAACAaatcaaaacacacacacacacgcgcgcGCGCGCGCAGAAAATGATAGGATGCCTCATGATATACAATAGCTGAAAAAATGGTTCTAAAATATATGCCGAATTTAAGCACTAGGATTTTGAagtttataattaaatattttatacaataaagtatatatatatatatacttaaaaaCATTATTCTAGCAATAATGTATTTGACTTTCCATGAGatcgataataaaaaaatatatcaataagtgacgataataaaaaaaaatatcaaagagTGTATCAATGCAGGGAGTGTAACATTTGACTTGGAGAACttaaaaaataatagtaataataatagctACCGTAACAATAATACTAACAGCAGCAAGTGGTAATGTCTCAAAGGGTTAACAATCTCTAAATGAAAATTAAtgcctatatatacatatatatatatatacatatatatatatatacatacatatatacacacacatatatatatatacatatatatatacatatatatatatatatatatatatatatatttatacacacaCACGAACCATAAGACATGTGAACCCACATGTACTCTTTTGGGGAGTATAAGCAACGTAGAGCACGCCCAAATAGGGAAAATAAGGGATGATGTCGGCGCTACAGCCTCAGCCTAAATCAAGTCCGTGCTGTCACACCCCAACACAAGAAAATGCCACGAAGCTTAATGGACACAAAGCCAATGCGAAGGAGAAACACCGCCAACTCTTCTGGCCTCACTCTACCTTCTTCCTTCTTAGCTGGAGTgattggcttcttcttcttcctcctacctACCCTCCGCAGTCTGGCATTAATGTACGTATTCTTCGGGAAAGAAGCTTCATGTATTCCTTTCTGGACATGCTCTCGGTGACCAACTACATCGcgaggaggagggggagaaggCTTGTGTTTTGTCTTGTGATCCTTTGCAGCATGTGGGTGTTCTTCAAGCTCCAGGATGGAGCAGCAGCAGTTCCGGTGTTACGTCGATCACTTGGGATCGTATCACGGAAGGAGATGATAATGGTCActggaaaaggaagaagacggTCGGAGCTGCCACCGACGGTCGGAGCTGCCGTCCGCTTCGACGACAGCAAGCGGCCAGCACCAAGCTGCCCTGATCCGCTCCACAACCGGTAGCATTAATGATGGTTTGTACGTTACTCCTTTCTCCCTTGAGATCTGCAATGTCTTCGATTGGGTTGATGAATGATTAATGGGTGAAGGAGATTTTGTTGATgtctgtttctttctttcttctaattGTTCTCCTTTTGGTTGCCGTAGCGTATCAAGTTTCCAAGTGTTGAACCATAAATCTATATATTTCCAAGTTGGAATCCATATAGAAAAATCTTGTACATATAACAACAAAAATTAATTAATGAAACCTTAAAATATAAGGACTCAAGAAGGTTGCTAATACTTGTAATTGTTGCATGGGACTAATTACCACCTTTCCTtctcttataataataataataattattgtcaTCAGTGTATTAAACCGGCAACGAAGAGGGGAGAAGCTATGAATATTTCGATTCATAATAAATAGAAAACGTCTAATCAGATAGTTTGAAAGCTAGGAAACCCTCAAACAGTAATGCAGAATGCATGGATGTTCTGTTTGAGAGGAAGAAAGGAGAGGACGAAGAGAGGGCGTGAAGCGTTTTGTACAAGTTTGCGTGTCCAAACATTGTTGAGATGCTGGCCATTTCATGATTGATTTTGATTGATGGCGGTCATATCGACGTGTCTCGTCTTAGCAGCTCACTGCCTTGGTATCCTTCCATCGTCGACACCATGTGCTCTATCTATAACTGGGCACGTCTCTAAGACCTCACGTACCAATTGAAACAGATGCTTGGTCTTCCGTGGGTACGCTCGTGCTTTTTATATAGACTTCCATCTCTAGTAGATGTCATGTGTTTTTGGATATCTATCACGAATGCCTGAACTAGTAATTTCCTTTtaatccctctctctctcgctctacaGATTACTACTAACGAGAGTTCAGACGTTCGAAAAACTACAAAGGTGAGGAAATCTCAAAACAGGAGACACCATACCTTCTCGTGTAAAATTCGCCCCACTAAATAAGTATCAAGTAGTGCCATGAAGGACCAAAACCTTGTAAGTAGGGAGTCATGATGAGAAAAATATCCCGTGTTTACAGTGCAACAGGAATTCGCAGGTCCGCTGCTGCTGATCTCCAAATGATtggctaaaaagaaaaaaagaatctcatttaCCTCTTACAAGAAGATCAGATGGGGCATACCCCAAAATAAAATGGTACAGATAGCTGAAACTTACCACAAAGGAGTTGTCAATTCACACTAGTAGCTGTGCTGAAGGCTCGAACTGACATAACAAGATTAGTCATTCATTTATGCCAATTTTCCATCCAGAACAACATTAATTGATTCGTTTGCTTAGCCTCAGTGCAGTGGAATAACTCTAAATCAGCGGGTAAAGAATAAACATGTGAAATAAATTCACTTTTTCTAACAGAAAAGATTTTGAAACATTAATGGAAAAAAAAGTatcagaaaatattttcttcattgaCTCAGTTTTGAGGATGCTATATGAATGAATCAGGTCAATATCTATTATATATCTTGTCAATAAGAAAAGGCTTCATCCATAAAGTTAACTCACATGTATATAAAAAATTTGTGACAAAAATCCAGAACTACATATTGTTCATCTTTAGCACAATGATTGCAGGAAATAAAAATAATCATACTCATCTGAGCTGAATCTGATTATCTTTATTTACTTACCCTTCAAAACTGGTAGGTACCGTTGACAAAGTCATGAGAGGATTTGAGATCAAACTTTTAGCCCAAGTTTGAGATGTAGTCTTCCCCAGATCCGTGGAGTGCCCTGCATTCCAGAAATGTCACTTGGAAACCAAACCATCATTCATCCTGTAATAAGCTCATCGAATCATATCGTGGCTAATAATTACAAATTACCAAAA from Musa acuminata AAA Group cultivar baxijiao chromosome BXJ2-11, Cavendish_Baxijiao_AAA, whole genome shotgun sequence encodes:
- the LOC103971346 gene encoding zinc finger protein STAMENLESS 1-like, giving the protein MGRSSEKTRPSQDLFRLRRGEGTSLDLNNFPEEYGQEAFDGSSPSTEAKSLKKPKKSGGKDDSYRVYECRFCSLRFCKSQALGGHMNRHRQEREVETLHRARQLVFSNEGLAAAGACVHMGLRDNYGVSLSHAIPLGYFQHGVNTNNDPCLPLEPVYRVMPTHCPSLSNPYIQTHPTPPHHPYIVGNFTGHAVRERSQNQLHANGNVFTGFGVPLANTTQMEGASGGTKFQRH